The Buteo buteo chromosome 5, bButBut1.hap1.1, whole genome shotgun sequence DNA segment CAGAGGCAGCTCTAAAATGTTCAGTCTTTCCTGGTGCTTTAatttggttgttggtttttttgttagaaaaattGATTAGAAAAAGCTAATTAAAGGCAGGAAGGTGTCTTGGACAGATGCAACCCAACTCTGACAGCACCCGCCTATGTGACCCCCAGCTTTCTGCAGAGGCTGACATTGCCCACGGATGATGGGGCTGATCCCTTCGGCAGTTGCCATCAGCCACCGTGTCCCTCAGCCTGCTGAGCTCATGCACGTTCAACCCACCCCAAGCACCTCGCAGCCCCGTCACCTGCTGTCCTCTGACAACGCACCCCGTGCCACCCCTCAGGCAGAGCCAAGGGGCTTGCCAGTGCTCcctcaggggctgcagggaagagcTCTCATTTCAGAGACAGTTGCTTCTTCCCACAACGTCACTTCTGTGCAAGACATCAACCATTCACCAGCAGGCAAAACACTACCTCCATCTTACTCTCCCTTTTGAGAAGATAAGTTCACCAAGCAGCTGGACTCAAAGCTCTTTTCCAGGATGGCTGCTCAGACCAAACGACACACTCCTGCTGATGCTGGCAATGACTAAGAGATGCTAATTCAGCACACTGCCTGAAATAGCCTGTGCTTTGGGCTTTGCTCCCATCCTTAGTTTGTCCTTCTGCTATTTATTATGGCtggggaaaaccaaaataactcATGTGGAGCTGCTCTGGGTGGCATTAGCTGTAGCTTCATGATGCTGGCTCTACCTGGCTGCTGGCAGTCCTGGGAAAGTACGTCTCCTGCTAGATACTGGTGGACCATGGCACGGTGGCATCTACAGGCAGGTCCTTGGTCACCAAGCGAGATAAGTAGATGAGGTAGAAAAAGCAGTGGTTCAAGTCCCCTCTTTAAAAGCAGCCACCTGCTCAACTGCTCTTGTTCTGTAAATCATGTGCCACGGGAGCTGATTTGTGTTTGCAGAACAACCACCAGCTCCCATGGCACATGCATGCTATGGTtatcctgcaaagaaaaaatctgCCATTGCTTCCCAAGGGTCACTAGAAATACCATATCATGACTGCAAGCTTGCAGACCAAGCATTGCGCAATGTCACCGAAGGCAATGCAATGCGGGCTCTCCCATGGGCAGAGCTGAGACCCAGATCTGCAGCAGAGGTTATGGCATTTTGGGGGGGAGCAGCACCAGTAATGGGGATGACCCTTTCATGGACACTGCCCTGAACAGAGGCTCAGCACAGTCCTGGAGTGGCTGGGATGAGCCCTTCCTATCTCAGATCAATTACAACTacacaaagttatttttaattggacTAGAGATGccagaaaataaacacttgCAGCCACTGTGGGAGCATGGTCACGGCTTCTTGTTCAATGaggcttttctcattttctccttcacACTGCTAACTGTTGGCAAATACTGAATTTGGGTCTAATGAAGCAAACTCCAGACTTTTCTTGGTGCACAAGTGTCCGGCAGTGCTAACACCCTCTTTCCCCAGGCTGGCCCTTTCCTTATCCTCCAGCAGCCATCACAGCAGGAGCTAAGCCATCTGCCTGGGCTTGCAAACTGCCAGCGGTTCTGCAAAGAGCTTTCAGTCCATCTGCCGTGGCACGCAACGGATGGGATGACACCATGCAAGTCAGAAGGCAAGAAACCTGAGTGCACTAACGGGCAGCGGCTGGTGCTGCAGTAAAAGGCTGAGGTTGGCAGTGGAGGCTGCAAGCGGGTCGGCTCTTACCTGACCACCTGCAAAAATGACAGGGGTGGAGGCGGGCTTTGGGCGGTAGGGAATGGTGGCACCTTTTGGTGGGGACTAGGAAAAGGgacaaggagagggagagagaacatTAGAACAGCTTTCCTGAAACGGCGGCAAAAAGAGCGTTAGAAAGCACCCGACGGAGCACGGCCCCCGGGGCCGCTGCCAGCAACACCCGCACCAGGCAAACCGCGTTTCTGGACAGGAGGACACGGGGGAAATCGGTGTTTAATGGACAACAAGGACAACCTGGGGTATGGGAGATCCCCTGCCAGGGGATGGGCCCCTAAATCGCTTCCTGGACCTCCGCTGATTCCCTCGCCTTCACTGTGCTCTCTGCAAACTGTGCCGTCTGGTCTAGACTTGAGCCTGATGCTGGAACAGAGCACCCTCCTCAAAACACCCCGAGGAGACCCTCAAGTAGCAAGATGGGTAGGTACACCCACAGACCAGGCTTTTGATCCCTGGCTGCCAGGAGCCCCCTCATGCAGTGGCTTCCTTTGCAGCCTGAGAGCTCTTGCACGGTGACAGCCCGCCCCGGAGTCGTACCAGCCCTGGCAAGCACCAGGAGCTGTGATACGGCGTTGTGAGCACAGGCATCAGGAGGAGTGAGCAGCCTGTCTGAGCAACCCAGCACGATTCTCAAGGTCTTTGAGCCCTCTCATCTTCCTCACTGCTGGAACAGCATCACCTTCAGGACTTGGTTTGGTCTATCGGCATCCAAGTTGGGACATAGTTGACCGTGCAGTGGATGCTGCAAAGCCCCTTCATTGTGGTCAAGACCTCCCATGCCCTGGTGGGACAAGTGGCAGTGATCACTTTGGCCAGTGCTGAGCTCTGGAGGAGCAAGAGGCTGGAAATCCCTCTCAGACGGCAACATCAGAGTTTCCAGAGATCTTATACCAGAGCTGCATGGTGGTGGCGGTCCTTGCGAGCAGCCAGCCAGACACCAGCAGCAGAGGGACTGTGCccagccctcctgcagcagcgtgacccagggcagccctgctccagctggcCAGGACATCTCACTCCTTCCTGCTGCGGCCTGGCTGGTACCTGGGTAGGTCCGAGCAGAAGCTGTACTGATGCATTACACTGCACAGTGCGCGGGATCTTCTCACCCAAGTTATCATCTCTGTTGGTTTTCTCTTGAACATAAATAACAAGCCATAGAAGAGATTTCGGAGGTTTCTAGGGATCAGGAGAGATTTCAGATAAAAGCCTTGTGGTTCTACCCAAAGTGAAATGACCCAGTTACTGCTATGTAAAGATAGGCAATATAAATTATGCTATCATCTCATggaaaattcttcatttttttctgtacattcTTCTACATGTCCACTTGTAGCCAAGTGGCATATCCAAATTTTCCTGCTCAGCACAGGTCTGCAGGAAAGCTGTATGATCAAAGCACAGCCTCTATAATCAcaaacctgctttttcttttattgctttaCAAATCTTGGAGGGGATGAGTGAGGATTTCTGTGGTaagataatttaaaactgaaaggtCATAAAGAGCATCTCTGTGAACTGTTAAAGTCAGGGGACTTGCCAGATTTCAGACTGCAAGAAAACTCACGaggttttctctttcccattgCTGAGCCATATAGAGGAGCAGCACCCCTTGCTTTGGTTGGTGAGAACAGCAGCCACAAAAGACTTCATAACACACCTGCAAGCATCACTTCGGGCCCATCTCTGCTACAGTCCAGAGCATAACTTGGAGTCACTGTGCAGCTAAAACTGCACTCCTCTGGCAGCACAGTGTACCCACCTGAGCATCACTAGCAGCAGTGGTGGGTAATGTGGCTCGAGCCAATTCCTCCttagctgtgctgctgccaaaCTGAAGTTGCttatatttggttttgcttcaccTCCACCAAGCCTTGCTGTCCTCATCTGAAGCTCTTGCAGCAGCAAATGTAATCCTCCTTGTCATGAAAGGGCAGTGATGTGTGGGCTGTGCAGCAAGGCAGAGGGGCCTGACATTGGTCTGTGCTTGCCCATCTCTGGGAGGCACCAGAAGCGGAGGGTGTCACCGTCCTGTGTCCCAAGGGGTTTCCTGCTGGAGCTTCTCCCATCTGAGGTGGCAGGCGTGGACATGGGGCATGTGGCTGTGGCCATCCCTGGCAATAAGCCATTGGTACAGCGGCATCTCTCCATGGCAGAGATCTTCAAGCTCTGCTTGTCAGCATTTCTCCCAGAAAAGAGCACCCTCGACACACGTCCATGTACCCTACAGGCCCTGCTCTCCACCAGCCTTCCTAATTACCTTTCTTGCTGTGCCTCATTGGAACCTGGCTTTGCGCTCCCAGCCCTGGGTCCCCCAGTGCAGGGGATACACTGGtcttctcctcccagccctggtcctcatggggcACTGTAAGCCCCATGCAGAGTGGCTTGGTGGAGTGGCTCCAGCCCCCATCGCCTTCCCACAGCACCCTCAGTGCTGCTGGGACACCTGGCTACGGCTGTCCCAGCCAGCCTGGCCTCCTCCAGCACCCCTCTCTCCTAAAACCACCTTGTGCTATGACACAAACCAACTCCTTTGGGGCACCCAACCAGGCAGGTTTCCAGTGTGGCACTCTAGAAACAGCAGACAATGGTGGGGAAAACACACTGGGTGGGTTTCAAACGGAGGTACCAGGAAATGAGAGTGGTCCGACAACGCGTGGTGAAGGGGACGAGACACGCTCCACAgctcccagtgctgttgtggtgccagctgggtttttttcctatgtacTTTACCCCCTTTGTTACAGACTGTACCTCCAGCATCACCACACAGATCTGTTTGACACACTGGATAATTGCGTCGGGTGTCCCCGAGATTGTCACCGCCCGCTCCGTGGAGTTGGGCAGCATGTCCCCCGCCACTTGAACCTGAGCACCTGTTGACtggagacagaaagacagaggaggagaaatcCCACAGCTGAATGCCTTTCCTTgcagccagctccagctccgACACCACGCGCCTCCCCAGAGCTGCCCTGCCCCGCATGAGCTCAGGTGCGGCATCCTGCCTGCATCCGCAGGAGCACGCCAGCAAGGTCCCACGGGATGCTACTCCTACGTCAGCAGGACTGTCCTGGGAAGCAACATGATGCATAATGCTAGCAGCATAAGGATCCCCTTTTCCAAGGCAGCTCCCCCTTGGTCGTGGATCAGCTCTGAGGAGCTGCGACTACATGCAATAATGAAATCAAGTCTGACTCACCTCCCTGATTTCCTTGATCTTGGAGCCTCCTTTGCCGATCAGCGAGCCACACTGACTAGCTGGCACGACCAGTCTCAGCGTCACTGGAGGTTTGCTGGTAGCAGTGCTGTTGCTCATTGAGTTGGTTATGTCCTTGGGAAGGAAAAGTGCAATGCATCAGCCCTTGGTACCCAACCAGACACTTGCCATCCAGGCCAACCCACCTGCCCTGAGCCAGAAAAGAGTCGTCATGTCCCCCAGACTGTGGCTGGTCTCTGACTGCAGCTGCATCACTGCACATCCCTGCAGTTAATTAACTGCAAGACCTCTGGAACAGTTCACTGAAGCTCAGTTCTTGCCTACTTAGAGATGTTCAGAAGGTTTTGTGCTGAGGTCATGTACCAGTTAAGCAAGTCCAGCCAGGCACACATGGGTTGGAGGTACCCAGGCCCATCTGCACTGCTGGGCCCAGCAGTGGGCACACCAGAGCTCTCCTTGGCCGGTGGGCCACCCATGGGTCTGGATGTGGACCCTTTTACTCTGGTCTCCTGGGGAAAAGGGCTCATGTTGCTCACCTCCTCAAATTTGTAGGCGATCATGGCAAAAGCCTTGAAGATGGCATCGGTGGGGCCAGTGATGGTCACGATTCGCTCAGGGCAGTTTCCCTCTGAGATGTTGATCCTTGCCCCGCtctggaaagagaagggaagaccTGGAATAGCCACAGCCAAGCAATGCATGGGGATGCACTGGAGGCACAGCCCTTCCTCTGGGTTGGGTCCTGTCCCAGCCTGATCCCTCACCATCCTCTGTGCCAGCCTCTCGACATCCCATCTAACCTTAAAAactcccatccctgtcccctgtgGTGCTTCCAGCGGTCCCTTACCCTGACGCTCAGAAAGGGTTTCCAAGCATCCACTTTGGGTATTTTACTGCAATGCAAACCCACACATTCAAGGCAAGACCAGCTCATGGGATCATCGCTTGTAAAAAGAAGAGTGTTGCTTACTGATCTGATAACTCCTTGGTAGCTGCAGGCACAAAGACCTTGGACAAACTCAAGCATTTTACAAGTGACTTAATTTCAATGTTTCATTAAGAGCAAATTCTTGGCTCTGGAAAATTCCCATTAAATGTGATAGGAGTTTGTTTGAGTATGGAGTGAGAAAACTGGCCCAAAGAGCTCTTGGCACAGCTGTCTTGTGTGTCCTGACCCTGCCAGTTACTGCACGTATCACACAGGGCAATGTGCAGCTCTGGCCGCTGTGCTGCACGCTGCTGGGCAGGACAGCCTGACAGCCCTTCCcactcctctcccttcctcctacAAATCCTGCTACAGAGCAGGGTTGCTCACCTCCTCACGCATCTTCTTCACGGTCTCTCCTTTCTGAAATAAGAAGCAGAAACATGGGCTATTACTAAAAATTCAAGACTTCCACCTTCAAAACAACCCTTCCAAACACACATCTCTCTAATACATGGCAACACATAGCCAGACATTTGGACAGCTCTATGATGCCCGGCCCTCCATCCCCACGCAATGGTCAGCTGAAGAGCTGAGGGTGTAAGCCATGGTAGCCCCGTGCCCTGTGTCTGTAAGACACGACAGACAAAACAGCTAAGAATACACAACTGCAGCCTCCACCTCCCTTTCTATATTTCCTATTAGGAGgaaaaatgcatggaaaaagTTCAGAAACTCATCAGCTGTTGAGAAAATCTGGCACTTCAGAGTGGCTTTGAAGGGCAGTTATCTAGCACCTATAGAGACATCTAGTCTCTTCGTATCCAGATATAAAGCAGGTAGAACTGTAAATCTTTCCAGGGGTGGTGTTGTGGTttatccccagccagcaactaagcaccatgcagccactcactcacttccacCCCACCCAGTcagatgggggagaaaatcgggaaaagaagtaaaactcatgggttgagataagaacggtttaatagaacagaaaagaagaaactaataatgataatgataacactaataaaatgacaatagtaataataaaagtattagAATATACAcgtgatgcacaatgcaattgctcaccacccgccaactgatgcccagttaatccccgagtggcgatcccccgcccccactccccccagttcctatactagatgtgatgtcccatggtatggaataccctgttggccactttgggtcagctgccctggctgtgtcccatcccaacttcttgtgtccctccagccttctcgctggctgagcatcagaagctgaaaaatccttgactttagactaaacattacttagcaacaactgaaaacatcagtgttactaacattcttctcatgcctaactcaaaaacatagcactgtaccagctactaggaagacaattaactctatcccagctgaaaccaggacagctggaCAGGTTGATGGAAAAATAAGGTGCAAGCATATAGAAGAAGGTGTTTGTACTGCAAATCTTCACTACCACAAAcctgccttttaaaaacactgaaacacCAATCCTATATAGCCAGGACTTTCCAAACCACCATGGCAAgcaccagggagaagagcaCCTCATACAGCTTTTCTGCACAAGCTAAATGGTGTCTTGTGGCCTCAGAGGGAAGTGCCGCAGAATTTAAATGGGTTTGCATGACATTCCTTTATCTCTCCTAATGAATCTATTTAATTAACACATCAGGGTGACATGATCATAAATACCCATTTGTTACCACAATGAAGCAGCTGGAAACAGCACTAgaaacttgggggggggggggtaggggaaTGGTCTTTGATCCCTGTGTGGGTCTCCCATCATTTGTGTCTCACAAACGCAGTGACAAGCTCATGCACACCAAACATTTAAGGGACATTACAGGGAAGAGGTGACTGGCATCTACCACACCACAGGCAGCAAATCATGCAGGCAATAGcattaaatacacatttaaaagaTGTCCTTACCTTTCCAATGATGCTTCCCacttcctacaaaaaaaaaaaaaaaaagccaaacacaaaGGAATCAACATTACAAAACATGAAGACAATCCAGCCCAACCCCATAATGAAGCAAAGATCAGGTGCACACTGTCCCCAGCAGAAGGACGGGGGCAGACCTGAGAGAGGCCAGGAGCACCGTGCCACCCTCCCCATCAGCAGAAGGACACCTCCTCCTGGCAGCCCGGGGCTGTGGAGGCAGCATGTGGGGCTGGCCAGACCCAGGCATAGCTGCAGCGGAGGCAGGAGAGCAAGCTGGGAGGAAACCCCCCGGCAAGGAGCCCCTTACCTTGCCGTGCATCAGCAGCCGGATGGTGAGGGTGACGTTCAGGCCGCCTTCGGAGACCTTGGACTCCATTTCCTACTGGGGGATGGGAGACGTGCGTTAGCTGGGTGGGCAGCCCCGGCGCAGAAGGAGACAGCACCACGGCCGTATCACCTGGGgacaga contains these protein-coding regions:
- the PCBP3 gene encoding poly(rC)-binding protein 3 isoform X5; the protein is MESKVSEGGLNVTLTIRLLMHGKEVGSIIGKKGETVKKMREESGARINISEGNCPERIVTITGPTDAIFKAFAMIAYKFEEDITNSMSNSTATSKPPVTLRLVVPASQCGSLIGKGGSKIKEIRESTGAQVQVAGDMLPNSTERAVTISGTPDAIIQCVKQICVVMLESPPKGATIPYRPKPASTPVIFAGGQAYTIQGQYAIPHPDQLTKLHQLAMQQTPFTPLGQTTPAFPGEKLPLHSSEEAQNLMGQSSGLDASPPASTHELTIPNDLIGCIIGRQGTKINEIRQMSGAQIKIANATEGSSERQITITGTPANISLAQYLINASSPDPDPHGRNTFTT
- the PCBP3 gene encoding poly(rC)-binding protein 3 isoform X4; its protein translation is MPFSSATGPSKESLWSSRPTCREMESKVSEGGLNVTLTIRLLMHGKEVGSIIGKKGETVKKMREESGARINISEGNCPERIVTITGPTDAIFKAFAMIAYKFEEDITNSMSNSTATSKPPVTLRLVVPASQCGSLIGKGGSKIKEIRESTGAQVQVAGDMLPNSTERAVTISGTPDAIIQCVKQICVVMLESPPKGATIPYRPKPASTPVIFAGGQAYTIQGQYAIPHPDLTKLHQLAMQQTPFTPLGQTTPAFPGEKLPLHSSEEAQNLMGQSSGLDASPPASTHELTIPNDLIGCIIGRQGTKINEIRQMSGAQIKIANATEGSSERQITITGTPANISLAQYLINARLTSEVTGMGAL
- the PCBP3 gene encoding poly(rC)-binding protein 3 isoform X3 codes for the protein MPFSSATGPSKESLWSSRPTCREMESKVSEGGLNVTLTIRLLMHGKEVGSIIGKKGETVKKMREESGARINISEGNCPERIVTITGPTDAIFKAFAMIAYKFEEDITNSMSNSTATSKPPVTLRLVVPASQCGSLIGKGGSKIKEIRESTGAQVQVAGDMLPNSTERAVTISGTPDAIIQCVKQICVVMLESPPKGATIPYRPKPASTPVIFAGGQAYTIQGQYAIPHPDQLTKLHQLAMQQTPFTPLGQTTPAFPGEKLPLHSSEEAQNLMGQSSGLDASPPASTHELTIPNDLIGCIIGRQGTKINEIRQMSGAQIKIANATEGSSERQITITGTPANISLAQYLINARLTSEVTGMGAL
- the PCBP3 gene encoding poly(rC)-binding protein 3 isoform X1; the encoded protein is MPFSSATGPSKESLWSSRPTCREMESKVSEGGLNVTLTIRLLMHGKEVGSIIGKKGETVKKMREESGARINISEGNCPERIVTITGPTDAIFKAFAMIAYKFEEDITNSMSNSTATSKPPVTLRLVVPASQCGSLIGKGGSKIKEIRESTGAQVQVAGDMLPNSTERAVTISGTPDAIIQCVKQICVVMLESPPKGATIPYRPKPASTPVIFAGGQAYTIQGQYAIPHPDQLTKLHQLAMQQTPFTPLGQTTPAFPGEKLPLHSSEEAQNLMGQSSGLDASPPASTHELTIPNDLIGCIIGRQGTKINEIRQMSGAQIKIANATEGSSERQITITGTPANISLAQYLINASSPDPDPHGRNTFTT
- the PCBP3 gene encoding poly(rC)-binding protein 3 isoform X2, with protein sequence MPFSSATGPSKESLWSSRPTCREMESKVSEGGLNVTLTIRLLMHGKEVGSIIGKKGETVKKMREESGARINISEGNCPERIVTITGPTDAIFKAFAMIAYKFEEDITNSMSNSTATSKPPVTLRLVVPASQCGSLIGKGGSKIKEIRESTGAQVQVAGDMLPNSTERAVTISGTPDAIIQCVKQICVVMLESPPKGATIPYRPKPASTPVIFAGGQAYTIQGQYAIPHPDLTKLHQLAMQQTPFTPLGQTTPAFPGEKLPLHSSEEAQNLMGQSSGLDASPPASTHELTIPNDLIGCIIGRQGTKINEIRQMSGAQIKIANATEGSSERQITITGTPANISLAQYLINASSPDPDPHGRNTFTT
- the PCBP3 gene encoding poly(rC)-binding protein 3 isoform X7, yielding MPFSSATGPSKESLWSSRPTCREMESKVSEGGLNVTLTIRLLMHGKEVGSIIGKKGETVKKMREESGARINISEGNCPERIVTITGPTDAIFKAFAMIAYKFEEDITNSMSNSTATSKPPVTLRLVVPASQCGSLIGKGGSKIKEIRESTGAQVQVAGDMLPNSTERAVTISGTPDAIIQCVKQICVVMLESPPKGATIPYRPKPASTPVIFAGGQAYTIQGQYAIPHPDLTKLHQLAMQQTPFTPLGQTTPAFPGLDASPPASTHELTIPNDLIGCIIGRQGTKINEIRQMSGAQIKIANATEGSSERQITITGTPANISLAQYLINARLTSEVTGMGAL
- the PCBP3 gene encoding poly(rC)-binding protein 3 isoform X6; protein product: MPFSSATGPSKESLWSSRPTCREMESKVSEGGLNVTLTIRLLMHGKEVGSIIGKKGETVKKMREESGARINISEGNCPERIVTITGPTDAIFKAFAMIAYKFEEDITNSMSNSTATSKPPVTLRLVVPASQCGSLIGKGGSKIKEIRESTGAQVQVAGDMLPNSTERAVTISGTPDAIIQCVKQICVVMLESPPKGATIPYRPKPASTPVIFAGGQAYTIQGQYAIPHPDQLTKLHQLAMQQTPFTPLGQTTPAFPGLDASPPASTHELTIPNDLIGCIIGRQGTKINEIRQMSGAQIKIANATEGSSERQITITGTPANISLAQYLINARLTSEVTGMGAL
- the PCBP3 gene encoding poly(rC)-binding protein 3 isoform X9, whose product is MPFSSATGPSKESLWSSRPTCREMESKVSEGGLNVTLTIRLLMHGKEVGSIIGKKGETVKKMREESGARINISEGNCPERIVTITGPTDAIFKAFAMIAYKFEEDITNSMSNSTATSKPPVTLRLVVPASQCGSLIGKGGSKIKEIRESTGAQVQVAGDMLPNSTERAVTISGTPDAIIQCVKQICVVMLEAYTIQGQYAIPHPDLTKLHQLAMQQTPFTPLGQTTPAFPGEKLPLHSSEEAQNLMGQSSGLDASPPASTHELTIPNDLIGCIIGRQGTKINEIRQMSGAQIKIANATEGSSERQITITGTPANISLAQYLINARLTSEVTGMGAL